From a single Phacochoerus africanus isolate WHEZ1 chromosome 11, ROS_Pafr_v1, whole genome shotgun sequence genomic region:
- the TMPRSS5 gene encoding transmembrane protease serine 5 isoform X9 encodes MSLMLDGPAPVEAQYAEEGPGSGIFREEPEDPLQSPEAQQQPSRPDWAIGERLVSSAGRCCTGWHGWALLGALGLLAGVSIGSWLLVLYLWPAASQPVPGTLEDEEMTWNCSEASDEEALHPSLPRTVSFRINPEEFLLEVQVRARPDWLLVCHEGWSAALGVQICRSLGHLRLTHHKAVNLSDIRLNGSREFAQLSPRLEGLLEEVWQPRDSCTSGQIVSLQCSAPSRRCLFACRVWGQAPGFQDSRRAGGGSWALALAGQCGPGLPAHVRRLRAGSELGGDGGTLHAQFQAVPSVQLEGPRGAGQPQHSQATPGGRGGADHCPPSLQRPESRLRPRPPAAPDPAPLLRWYRARPLQLYRRPDLGAGSPSLSGVQDHCLSTDTVGAVCLPTEEQAFPRGSQCWVSGWGHTDPSHTHSSDTLQDTVVPLLSTQLCNSSCVYSGALTPRMLCAGYLDGRVDACQGDSGGPLVCLDGDTWRLVGVVSWGHGCAEPNHPGVYSKVAEFLDWIQDTAQVH; translated from the exons ATG AGCCTGATGCTGGATGGCCCAGCCCCTGTGGAGGCTCAGTATGCAGAGGAGGGTCCAGGATCTGGGATCTTCAGAGAAGAGCCAGAAGACCCCCTACAGAGCCCGGAGGCCCAGCAGCAACCCAGTAGGCCAGACTGGGCCATAGGGGAACGACTGG TCTCCTCGGCAGGGCGCTGCTGCACCGGGTGGCATGGCTGGGCGTTGCTGGGAGCCCTAGGGCTGCTGGCTGGTGTGAGCATCGGCTCCTGGCTTCTAG TGCTGTATCTGTGGCCAGCTGCCTCTCAGCCTGTCCCCGGGACCCTGGAGGATGAGGAGATGACTTGGAACTGCTCCGAGGCCAGTGATGAGGAAGCCCTGCATCCCTCACTTCCCAGAACAG TATCTTTCAGGATAAACCCAGAGGAATTCTTACTGGAAGTACAGGTGAGGGCCCGGCCAGACTGGCTCCTGGTCTGTCACGAAGGCTGGAGCGCTGCCCTGGGGGTGCAGATCTGCCGGAGCCTGGGGCATCTCAG ACTCACTCACCATAAGGCAGTGAACTTGTCTGACATCAGGCTCAACGGCTCCAGGGAGTTTGCTCAGCTCTCTCCTAGATTGgaaggcctcctggaggaggtgtggcAGCCCAG GGACAGCTGTACTTCTGGGCAAATCGTGTCCCTCCAATGCTCTG CTCCCTCTCGCCGGTGCTTGTTTGCTTGCAGAGTGTGGGGCCAGGCCCCTGGCTTCCAGGATAGTCGGCGGGCAGGCGGCGGCTCCTGGGCGCTGGCCCTGGCAGGCCAGTGTGGCCCTGGGCTCCCGGCACACGTGCGGAGGCTCCGTGCTGGCTCCGAGCTGGGTGGTGACGGCGGCACACTGCACGCACAG TTTCAGGCTGTCCCGTCTGTCCAGCTGGAGGGTCCACGTGGGGCTGGTCAGCCACAGCACAGTCAGGCCACACCAGGGGGCCGTGGTGGAGCGGATCATTGCCCACCCTCTCTACAGCGCCCAGAATCACGACTACGACCTCGCCCTCCTGCAGCTCCGGACCCCGCTCCACTTCTCAG GTGGTACAGGGCCCGACCCCTACAGCTGTACAGGAGGCCGGACTTGGGGGCAGGGAGCCCGAGCTTGAGTGGGGTCCAGGACCACTGCCTCTCCACAGACACCGTGGGCGCCGTGTGCCTGCCAACCGAAGAGCAGGCTTTTCCGAGGGGCTCGCAGTGCTGGGTGTCTGGCTGGGGCCACACTGACCCCAGCCACA CCCACAGTTCGGACACGCTCCAGGACACGGTGGTGCCCCTGCTCAGCACCCAGCTCTGCAACAGCTCTTGCGTGTACAGCGGGGCCCTGACGCCCCGCATGCTGTGTGCCGGCTACCTGGATGGGAGGGTCGATGCCTGCCAG GGGGATAGCGGGGGCCCCTTGGTGTGCCTGGACGGGGATACCTGGCGCCTGGTGGGCGTGGTCAGCTGGGGCCACGGCTGCGCGGAGCCCAACCACCCCGGCGTCTACAGCAAGGTTGCTGAATTCCTGGACTGGATCCAGGACACGGCGCAG GTCCACTAG
- the TMPRSS5 gene encoding transmembrane protease serine 5 isoform X6 — MSLMLDGPAPVEAQYAEEGPGSGIFREEPEDPLQSPEAQQQPSRPDWAIGERLVSSAGRCCTGWHGWALLGALGLLAGVSIGSWLLVLYLWPAASQPVPGTLEDEEMTWNCSEASDEEALHPSLPRTVSFRINPEEFLLEVQVRARPDWLLVCHEGWSAALGVQICRSLGHLRLTHHKAVNLSDIRLNGSREFAQLSPRLEGLLEEVWQPRDSCTSGQIVSLQCSAPSRRCLFACRVWGQAPGFQDSRRAGGGSWALALAGQCGPGLPAHVRRLRAGSELGGDGGTLHAQFQAVPSVQLEGPRGAGQPQHSQATPGGRGGADHCPPSLQRPESRLRPRPPAAPDPAPLLRWYRARPLQLYRRPDLGAGSPSLSGVQDHCLSTDTVGAVCLPTEEQAFPRGSQCWVSGWGHTDPSHTHSSDTLQDTVVPLLSTQLCNSSCVYSGALTPRMLCAGYLDGRVDACQGDSGGPLVCLDGDTWRLVGVVSWGHGCAEPNHPGVYSKVAEFLDWIQDTAQLPNTLYLRLVYIIT, encoded by the exons ATG AGCCTGATGCTGGATGGCCCAGCCCCTGTGGAGGCTCAGTATGCAGAGGAGGGTCCAGGATCTGGGATCTTCAGAGAAGAGCCAGAAGACCCCCTACAGAGCCCGGAGGCCCAGCAGCAACCCAGTAGGCCAGACTGGGCCATAGGGGAACGACTGG TCTCCTCGGCAGGGCGCTGCTGCACCGGGTGGCATGGCTGGGCGTTGCTGGGAGCCCTAGGGCTGCTGGCTGGTGTGAGCATCGGCTCCTGGCTTCTAG TGCTGTATCTGTGGCCAGCTGCCTCTCAGCCTGTCCCCGGGACCCTGGAGGATGAGGAGATGACTTGGAACTGCTCCGAGGCCAGTGATGAGGAAGCCCTGCATCCCTCACTTCCCAGAACAG TATCTTTCAGGATAAACCCAGAGGAATTCTTACTGGAAGTACAGGTGAGGGCCCGGCCAGACTGGCTCCTGGTCTGTCACGAAGGCTGGAGCGCTGCCCTGGGGGTGCAGATCTGCCGGAGCCTGGGGCATCTCAG ACTCACTCACCATAAGGCAGTGAACTTGTCTGACATCAGGCTCAACGGCTCCAGGGAGTTTGCTCAGCTCTCTCCTAGATTGgaaggcctcctggaggaggtgtggcAGCCCAG GGACAGCTGTACTTCTGGGCAAATCGTGTCCCTCCAATGCTCTG CTCCCTCTCGCCGGTGCTTGTTTGCTTGCAGAGTGTGGGGCCAGGCCCCTGGCTTCCAGGATAGTCGGCGGGCAGGCGGCGGCTCCTGGGCGCTGGCCCTGGCAGGCCAGTGTGGCCCTGGGCTCCCGGCACACGTGCGGAGGCTCCGTGCTGGCTCCGAGCTGGGTGGTGACGGCGGCACACTGCACGCACAG TTTCAGGCTGTCCCGTCTGTCCAGCTGGAGGGTCCACGTGGGGCTGGTCAGCCACAGCACAGTCAGGCCACACCAGGGGGCCGTGGTGGAGCGGATCATTGCCCACCCTCTCTACAGCGCCCAGAATCACGACTACGACCTCGCCCTCCTGCAGCTCCGGACCCCGCTCCACTTCTCAG GTGGTACAGGGCCCGACCCCTACAGCTGTACAGGAGGCCGGACTTGGGGGCAGGGAGCCCGAGCTTGAGTGGGGTCCAGGACCACTGCCTCTCCACAGACACCGTGGGCGCCGTGTGCCTGCCAACCGAAGAGCAGGCTTTTCCGAGGGGCTCGCAGTGCTGGGTGTCTGGCTGGGGCCACACTGACCCCAGCCACA CCCACAGTTCGGACACGCTCCAGGACACGGTGGTGCCCCTGCTCAGCACCCAGCTCTGCAACAGCTCTTGCGTGTACAGCGGGGCCCTGACGCCCCGCATGCTGTGTGCCGGCTACCTGGATGGGAGGGTCGATGCCTGCCAG GGGGATAGCGGGGGCCCCTTGGTGTGCCTGGACGGGGATACCTGGCGCCTGGTGGGCGTGGTCAGCTGGGGCCACGGCTGCGCGGAGCCCAACCACCCCGGCGTCTACAGCAAGGTTGCTGAATTCCTGGACTGGATCCAGGACACGGCGCAG CTCCCTAATACCCTGTACTTAAGGCTGGTTTACATCATTACCTGA
- the TMPRSS5 gene encoding transmembrane protease serine 5 isoform X7, with protein sequence MSLMLDGPAPVEAQYAEEGPGSGIFREEPEDPLQSPEAQQQPSRPDWAIGERLVSSAGRCCTGWHGWALLGALGLLAGVSIGSWLLVLYLWPAASQPVPGTLEDEEMTWNCSEASDEEALHPSLPRTVSFRINPEEFLLEVQVRARPDWLLVCHEGWSAALGVQICRSLGHLRLTHHKAVNLSDIRLNGSREFAQLSPRLEGLLEEVWQPRDSCTSGQIVSLQCSAPSRRCLFACRVWGQAPGFQDSRRAGGGSWALALAGQCGPGLPAHVRRLRAGSELGGDGGTLHAQFQAVPSVQLEGPRGAGQPQHSQATPGGRGGADHCPPSLQRPESRLRPRPPAAPDPAPLLRWYRARPLQLYRRPDLGAGSPSLSGVQDHCLSTDTVGAVCLPTEEQAFPRGSQCWVSGWGHTDPSHTHSSDTLQDTVVPLLSTQLCNSSCVYSGALTPRMLCAGYLDGRVDACQGDSGGPLVCLDGDTWRLVGVVSWGHGCAEPNHPGVYSKVAEFLDWIQDTAQNSLH encoded by the exons ATG AGCCTGATGCTGGATGGCCCAGCCCCTGTGGAGGCTCAGTATGCAGAGGAGGGTCCAGGATCTGGGATCTTCAGAGAAGAGCCAGAAGACCCCCTACAGAGCCCGGAGGCCCAGCAGCAACCCAGTAGGCCAGACTGGGCCATAGGGGAACGACTGG TCTCCTCGGCAGGGCGCTGCTGCACCGGGTGGCATGGCTGGGCGTTGCTGGGAGCCCTAGGGCTGCTGGCTGGTGTGAGCATCGGCTCCTGGCTTCTAG TGCTGTATCTGTGGCCAGCTGCCTCTCAGCCTGTCCCCGGGACCCTGGAGGATGAGGAGATGACTTGGAACTGCTCCGAGGCCAGTGATGAGGAAGCCCTGCATCCCTCACTTCCCAGAACAG TATCTTTCAGGATAAACCCAGAGGAATTCTTACTGGAAGTACAGGTGAGGGCCCGGCCAGACTGGCTCCTGGTCTGTCACGAAGGCTGGAGCGCTGCCCTGGGGGTGCAGATCTGCCGGAGCCTGGGGCATCTCAG ACTCACTCACCATAAGGCAGTGAACTTGTCTGACATCAGGCTCAACGGCTCCAGGGAGTTTGCTCAGCTCTCTCCTAGATTGgaaggcctcctggaggaggtgtggcAGCCCAG GGACAGCTGTACTTCTGGGCAAATCGTGTCCCTCCAATGCTCTG CTCCCTCTCGCCGGTGCTTGTTTGCTTGCAGAGTGTGGGGCCAGGCCCCTGGCTTCCAGGATAGTCGGCGGGCAGGCGGCGGCTCCTGGGCGCTGGCCCTGGCAGGCCAGTGTGGCCCTGGGCTCCCGGCACACGTGCGGAGGCTCCGTGCTGGCTCCGAGCTGGGTGGTGACGGCGGCACACTGCACGCACAG TTTCAGGCTGTCCCGTCTGTCCAGCTGGAGGGTCCACGTGGGGCTGGTCAGCCACAGCACAGTCAGGCCACACCAGGGGGCCGTGGTGGAGCGGATCATTGCCCACCCTCTCTACAGCGCCCAGAATCACGACTACGACCTCGCCCTCCTGCAGCTCCGGACCCCGCTCCACTTCTCAG GTGGTACAGGGCCCGACCCCTACAGCTGTACAGGAGGCCGGACTTGGGGGCAGGGAGCCCGAGCTTGAGTGGGGTCCAGGACCACTGCCTCTCCACAGACACCGTGGGCGCCGTGTGCCTGCCAACCGAAGAGCAGGCTTTTCCGAGGGGCTCGCAGTGCTGGGTGTCTGGCTGGGGCCACACTGACCCCAGCCACA CCCACAGTTCGGACACGCTCCAGGACACGGTGGTGCCCCTGCTCAGCACCCAGCTCTGCAACAGCTCTTGCGTGTACAGCGGGGCCCTGACGCCCCGCATGCTGTGTGCCGGCTACCTGGATGGGAGGGTCGATGCCTGCCAG GGGGATAGCGGGGGCCCCTTGGTGTGCCTGGACGGGGATACCTGGCGCCTGGTGGGCGTGGTCAGCTGGGGCCACGGCTGCGCGGAGCCCAACCACCCCGGCGTCTACAGCAAGGTTGCTGAATTCCTGGACTGGATCCAGGACACGGCGCAG AACTCCCTCCACTAG
- the TMPRSS5 gene encoding transmembrane protease serine 5 isoform X5: protein MSLMLDGPAPVEAQYAEEGPGSGIFREEPEDPLQSPEAQQQPRRCCTGWHGWALLGALGLLAGVSIGSWLLVLYLWPAASQPVPGTLEDEEMTWNCSEASDEEALHPSLPRTVSFRINPEEFLLEVQVRARPDWLLVCHEGWSAALGVQICRSLGHLRLTHHKAVNLSDIRLNGSREFAQLSPRLEGLLEEVWQPRDSCTSGQIVSLQCSAPSRRCLFACRVWGQAPGFQDSRRAGGGSWALALAGQCGPGLPAHVRRLRAGSELGGDGGTLHAQFQAVPSVQLEGPRGAGQPQHSQATPGGRGGADHCPPSLQRPESRLRPRPPAAPDPAPLLRWYRARPLQLYRRPDLGAGSPSLSGVQDHCLSTDTVGAVCLPTEEQAFPRGSQCWVSGWGHTDPSHSESTPWGPGCKGVWGWGRGPSPKWGTSTATSSSPATGHRQSPSPLASPLARPRAPASPAWVFLRKKPSVSLQPRPFLSLPLVPGVPGPQHRGVCVRSTPLPSQPRSLSDSYLLAQSPRLPSWAPVLGSSWFRPGP from the exons ATG AGCCTGATGCTGGATGGCCCAGCCCCTGTGGAGGCTCAGTATGCAGAGGAGGGTCCAGGATCTGGGATCTTCAGAGAAGAGCCAGAAGACCCCCTACAGAGCCCGGAGGCCCAGCAGCAACCCA GGCGCTGCTGCACCGGGTGGCATGGCTGGGCGTTGCTGGGAGCCCTAGGGCTGCTGGCTGGTGTGAGCATCGGCTCCTGGCTTCTAG TGCTGTATCTGTGGCCAGCTGCCTCTCAGCCTGTCCCCGGGACCCTGGAGGATGAGGAGATGACTTGGAACTGCTCCGAGGCCAGTGATGAGGAAGCCCTGCATCCCTCACTTCCCAGAACAG TATCTTTCAGGATAAACCCAGAGGAATTCTTACTGGAAGTACAGGTGAGGGCCCGGCCAGACTGGCTCCTGGTCTGTCACGAAGGCTGGAGCGCTGCCCTGGGGGTGCAGATCTGCCGGAGCCTGGGGCATCTCAG ACTCACTCACCATAAGGCAGTGAACTTGTCTGACATCAGGCTCAACGGCTCCAGGGAGTTTGCTCAGCTCTCTCCTAGATTGgaaggcctcctggaggaggtgtggcAGCCCAG GGACAGCTGTACTTCTGGGCAAATCGTGTCCCTCCAATGCTCTG CTCCCTCTCGCCGGTGCTTGTTTGCTTGCAGAGTGTGGGGCCAGGCCCCTGGCTTCCAGGATAGTCGGCGGGCAGGCGGCGGCTCCTGGGCGCTGGCCCTGGCAGGCCAGTGTGGCCCTGGGCTCCCGGCACACGTGCGGAGGCTCCGTGCTGGCTCCGAGCTGGGTGGTGACGGCGGCACACTGCACGCACAG TTTCAGGCTGTCCCGTCTGTCCAGCTGGAGGGTCCACGTGGGGCTGGTCAGCCACAGCACAGTCAGGCCACACCAGGGGGCCGTGGTGGAGCGGATCATTGCCCACCCTCTCTACAGCGCCCAGAATCACGACTACGACCTCGCCCTCCTGCAGCTCCGGACCCCGCTCCACTTCTCAG GTGGTACAGGGCCCGACCCCTACAGCTGTACAGGAGGCCGGACTTGGGGGCAGGGAGCCCGAGCTTGAGTGGGGTCCAGGACCACTGCCTCTCCACAGACACCGTGGGCGCCGTGTGCCTGCCAACCGAAGAGCAGGCTTTTCCGAGGGGCTCGCAGTGCTGGGTGTCTGGCTGGGGCCACACTGACCCCAGCCACAGTGAGTCCACCCCCTGGGGCCCTGGCTGCAAAGgggtgtggggatgggggaggggtccTTCCCCAAAGTGGGGTACCTCCaccgccacctcctcctccccggCCACAGGGCACCGCCAGTCCCCTTCTCCCCTGGCATCCCCCTTGGCCAGACCCAGGGCCCCAGCCTCCCCGGCTTGGGTCTTTCTGAGAAAAAAGCCCAGTGTTTCCCTTCAACCCAggccctttctttcccttcccctggTCCCAGGAGTGCCAGGGCCTCAGCATCGGGGTGTATGTGTGAGGTCTACCCCACTTCCCTCCCAGCCCCGGAGTCTGTCAGACTCCTACCTCCTTGCCCAAAGTCCGAGACTCCCATCCTGGGCTCCCGTCCTTGGGTCTTCGTGGTTCCGTCCGGGGCCTTGA
- the TMPRSS5 gene encoding transmembrane protease serine 5 isoform X12: MTWNCSEASDEEALHPSLPRTVSFRINPEEFLLEVQVRARPDWLLVCHEGWSAALGVQICRSLGHLRLTHHKAVNLSDIRLNGSREFAQLSPRLEGLLEEVWQPRDSCTSGQIVSLQCSAPSRRCLFACRVWGQAPGFQDSRRAGGGSWALALAGQCGPGLPAHVRRLRAGSELGGDGGTLHAQFQAVPSVQLEGPRGAGQPQHSQATPGGRGGADHCPPSLQRPESRLRPRPPAAPDPAPLLRWYRARPLQLYRRPDLGAGSPSLSGVQDHCLSTDTVGAVCLPTEEQAFPRGSQCWVSGWGHTDPSHSESTPWGPGCKGVWGWGRGPSPKWGTSTATSSSPATGHRQSPSPLASPLARPRAPASPAWVFLRKKPSVSLQPRPFLSLPLVPGVPGPQHRGVCVRSTPLPSQPRSLSDSYLLAQSPRLPSWAPVLGSSWFRPGP, translated from the exons ATGACTTGGAACTGCTCCGAGGCCAGTGATGAGGAAGCCCTGCATCCCTCACTTCCCAGAACAG TATCTTTCAGGATAAACCCAGAGGAATTCTTACTGGAAGTACAGGTGAGGGCCCGGCCAGACTGGCTCCTGGTCTGTCACGAAGGCTGGAGCGCTGCCCTGGGGGTGCAGATCTGCCGGAGCCTGGGGCATCTCAG ACTCACTCACCATAAGGCAGTGAACTTGTCTGACATCAGGCTCAACGGCTCCAGGGAGTTTGCTCAGCTCTCTCCTAGATTGgaaggcctcctggaggaggtgtggcAGCCCAG GGACAGCTGTACTTCTGGGCAAATCGTGTCCCTCCAATGCTCTG CTCCCTCTCGCCGGTGCTTGTTTGCTTGCAGAGTGTGGGGCCAGGCCCCTGGCTTCCAGGATAGTCGGCGGGCAGGCGGCGGCTCCTGGGCGCTGGCCCTGGCAGGCCAGTGTGGCCCTGGGCTCCCGGCACACGTGCGGAGGCTCCGTGCTGGCTCCGAGCTGGGTGGTGACGGCGGCACACTGCACGCACAG TTTCAGGCTGTCCCGTCTGTCCAGCTGGAGGGTCCACGTGGGGCTGGTCAGCCACAGCACAGTCAGGCCACACCAGGGGGCCGTGGTGGAGCGGATCATTGCCCACCCTCTCTACAGCGCCCAGAATCACGACTACGACCTCGCCCTCCTGCAGCTCCGGACCCCGCTCCACTTCTCAG GTGGTACAGGGCCCGACCCCTACAGCTGTACAGGAGGCCGGACTTGGGGGCAGGGAGCCCGAGCTTGAGTGGGGTCCAGGACCACTGCCTCTCCACAGACACCGTGGGCGCCGTGTGCCTGCCAACCGAAGAGCAGGCTTTTCCGAGGGGCTCGCAGTGCTGGGTGTCTGGCTGGGGCCACACTGACCCCAGCCACAGTGAGTCCACCCCCTGGGGCCCTGGCTGCAAAGgggtgtggggatgggggaggggtccTTCCCCAAAGTGGGGTACCTCCaccgccacctcctcctccccggCCACAGGGCACCGCCAGTCCCCTTCTCCCCTGGCATCCCCCTTGGCCAGACCCAGGGCCCCAGCCTCCCCGGCTTGGGTCTTTCTGAGAAAAAAGCCCAGTGTTTCCCTTCAACCCAggccctttctttcccttcccctggTCCCAGGAGTGCCAGGGCCTCAGCATCGGGGTGTATGTGTGAGGTCTACCCCACTTCCCTCCCAGCCCCGGAGTCTGTCAGACTCCTACCTCCTTGCCCAAAGTCCGAGACTCCCATCCTGGGCTCCCGTCCTTGGGTCTTCGTGGTTCCGTCCGGGGCCTTGA
- the TMPRSS5 gene encoding transmembrane protease serine 5 isoform X11: MSLMLDGPAPVEAQYAEEGPGSGIFREEPEDPLQSPEAQQQPSRPDWAIGERLVSSAGRCCTGWHGWALLGALGLLAGVSIGSWLLVLYLWPAASQPVPGTLEDEEMTWNCSEASDEEALHPSLPRTVSFRINPEEFLLEVQVRARPDWLLVCHEGWSAALGVQICRSLGHLRLTHHKAVNLSDIRLNGSREFAQLSPRLEGLLEEVWQPRDSCTSGQIVSLQCSECGARPLASRIVGGQAAAPGRWPWQASVALGSRHTCGGSVLAPSWVVTAAHCTHSFRLSRLSSWRVHVGLVSHSTVRPHQGAVVERIIAHPLYSAQNHDYDLALLQLRTPLHFSDTVGAVCLPTEEQAFPRGSQCWVSGWGHTDPSHTHSSDTLQDTVVPLLSTQLCNSSCVYSGALTPRMLCAGYLDGRVDACQGDSGGPLVCLDGDTWRLVGVVSWGHGCAEPNHPGVYSKVAEFLDWIQDTAQLPNTLYLRLVYIIT, translated from the exons ATG AGCCTGATGCTGGATGGCCCAGCCCCTGTGGAGGCTCAGTATGCAGAGGAGGGTCCAGGATCTGGGATCTTCAGAGAAGAGCCAGAAGACCCCCTACAGAGCCCGGAGGCCCAGCAGCAACCCAGTAGGCCAGACTGGGCCATAGGGGAACGACTGG TCTCCTCGGCAGGGCGCTGCTGCACCGGGTGGCATGGCTGGGCGTTGCTGGGAGCCCTAGGGCTGCTGGCTGGTGTGAGCATCGGCTCCTGGCTTCTAG TGCTGTATCTGTGGCCAGCTGCCTCTCAGCCTGTCCCCGGGACCCTGGAGGATGAGGAGATGACTTGGAACTGCTCCGAGGCCAGTGATGAGGAAGCCCTGCATCCCTCACTTCCCAGAACAG TATCTTTCAGGATAAACCCAGAGGAATTCTTACTGGAAGTACAGGTGAGGGCCCGGCCAGACTGGCTCCTGGTCTGTCACGAAGGCTGGAGCGCTGCCCTGGGGGTGCAGATCTGCCGGAGCCTGGGGCATCTCAG ACTCACTCACCATAAGGCAGTGAACTTGTCTGACATCAGGCTCAACGGCTCCAGGGAGTTTGCTCAGCTCTCTCCTAGATTGgaaggcctcctggaggaggtgtggcAGCCCAG GGACAGCTGTACTTCTGGGCAAATCGTGTCCCTCCAATGCTCTG AGTGTGGGGCCAGGCCCCTGGCTTCCAGGATAGTCGGCGGGCAGGCGGCGGCTCCTGGGCGCTGGCCCTGGCAGGCCAGTGTGGCCCTGGGCTCCCGGCACACGTGCGGAGGCTCCGTGCTGGCTCCGAGCTGGGTGGTGACGGCGGCACACTGCACGCACAG TTTCAGGCTGTCCCGTCTGTCCAGCTGGAGGGTCCACGTGGGGCTGGTCAGCCACAGCACAGTCAGGCCACACCAGGGGGCCGTGGTGGAGCGGATCATTGCCCACCCTCTCTACAGCGCCCAGAATCACGACTACGACCTCGCCCTCCTGCAGCTCCGGACCCCGCTCCACTTCTCAG ACACCGTGGGCGCCGTGTGCCTGCCAACCGAAGAGCAGGCTTTTCCGAGGGGCTCGCAGTGCTGGGTGTCTGGCTGGGGCCACACTGACCCCAGCCACA CCCACAGTTCGGACACGCTCCAGGACACGGTGGTGCCCCTGCTCAGCACCCAGCTCTGCAACAGCTCTTGCGTGTACAGCGGGGCCCTGACGCCCCGCATGCTGTGTGCCGGCTACCTGGATGGGAGGGTCGATGCCTGCCAG GGGGATAGCGGGGGCCCCTTGGTGTGCCTGGACGGGGATACCTGGCGCCTGGTGGGCGTGGTCAGCTGGGGCCACGGCTGCGCGGAGCCCAACCACCCCGGCGTCTACAGCAAGGTTGCTGAATTCCTGGACTGGATCCAGGACACGGCGCAG CTCCCTAATACCCTGTACTTAAGGCTGGTTTACATCATTACCTGA
- the TMPRSS5 gene encoding transmembrane protease serine 5 isoform X4 — MSLMLDGPAPVEAQYAEEGPGSGIFREEPEDPLQSPEAQQQPISSAGRCCTGWHGWALLGALGLLAGVSIGSWLLVLYLWPAASQPVPGTLEDEEMTWNCSEASDEEALHPSLPRTVSFRINPEEFLLEVQVRARPDWLLVCHEGWSAALGVQICRSLGHLRLTHHKAVNLSDIRLNGSREFAQLSPRLEGLLEEVWQPRDSCTSGQIVSLQCSAPSRRCLFACRVWGQAPGFQDSRRAGGGSWALALAGQCGPGLPAHVRRLRAGSELGGDGGTLHAQFQAVPSVQLEGPRGAGQPQHSQATPGGRGGADHCPPSLQRPESRLRPRPPAAPDPAPLLRWYRARPLQLYRRPDLGAGSPSLSGVQDHCLSTDTVGAVCLPTEEQAFPRGSQCWVSGWGHTDPSHSESTPWGPGCKGVWGWGRGPSPKWGTSTATSSSPATGHRQSPSPLASPLARPRAPASPAWVFLRKKPSVSLQPRPFLSLPLVPGVPGPQHRGVCVRSTPLPSQPRSLSDSYLLAQSPRLPSWAPVLGSSWFRPGP; from the exons ATG AGCCTGATGCTGGATGGCCCAGCCCCTGTGGAGGCTCAGTATGCAGAGGAGGGTCCAGGATCTGGGATCTTCAGAGAAGAGCCAGAAGACCCCCTACAGAGCCCGGAGGCCCAGCAGCAACCCA TCTCCTCGGCAGGGCGCTGCTGCACCGGGTGGCATGGCTGGGCGTTGCTGGGAGCCCTAGGGCTGCTGGCTGGTGTGAGCATCGGCTCCTGGCTTCTAG TGCTGTATCTGTGGCCAGCTGCCTCTCAGCCTGTCCCCGGGACCCTGGAGGATGAGGAGATGACTTGGAACTGCTCCGAGGCCAGTGATGAGGAAGCCCTGCATCCCTCACTTCCCAGAACAG TATCTTTCAGGATAAACCCAGAGGAATTCTTACTGGAAGTACAGGTGAGGGCCCGGCCAGACTGGCTCCTGGTCTGTCACGAAGGCTGGAGCGCTGCCCTGGGGGTGCAGATCTGCCGGAGCCTGGGGCATCTCAG ACTCACTCACCATAAGGCAGTGAACTTGTCTGACATCAGGCTCAACGGCTCCAGGGAGTTTGCTCAGCTCTCTCCTAGATTGgaaggcctcctggaggaggtgtggcAGCCCAG GGACAGCTGTACTTCTGGGCAAATCGTGTCCCTCCAATGCTCTG CTCCCTCTCGCCGGTGCTTGTTTGCTTGCAGAGTGTGGGGCCAGGCCCCTGGCTTCCAGGATAGTCGGCGGGCAGGCGGCGGCTCCTGGGCGCTGGCCCTGGCAGGCCAGTGTGGCCCTGGGCTCCCGGCACACGTGCGGAGGCTCCGTGCTGGCTCCGAGCTGGGTGGTGACGGCGGCACACTGCACGCACAG TTTCAGGCTGTCCCGTCTGTCCAGCTGGAGGGTCCACGTGGGGCTGGTCAGCCACAGCACAGTCAGGCCACACCAGGGGGCCGTGGTGGAGCGGATCATTGCCCACCCTCTCTACAGCGCCCAGAATCACGACTACGACCTCGCCCTCCTGCAGCTCCGGACCCCGCTCCACTTCTCAG GTGGTACAGGGCCCGACCCCTACAGCTGTACAGGAGGCCGGACTTGGGGGCAGGGAGCCCGAGCTTGAGTGGGGTCCAGGACCACTGCCTCTCCACAGACACCGTGGGCGCCGTGTGCCTGCCAACCGAAGAGCAGGCTTTTCCGAGGGGCTCGCAGTGCTGGGTGTCTGGCTGGGGCCACACTGACCCCAGCCACAGTGAGTCCACCCCCTGGGGCCCTGGCTGCAAAGgggtgtggggatgggggaggggtccTTCCCCAAAGTGGGGTACCTCCaccgccacctcctcctccccggCCACAGGGCACCGCCAGTCCCCTTCTCCCCTGGCATCCCCCTTGGCCAGACCCAGGGCCCCAGCCTCCCCGGCTTGGGTCTTTCTGAGAAAAAAGCCCAGTGTTTCCCTTCAACCCAggccctttctttcccttcccctggTCCCAGGAGTGCCAGGGCCTCAGCATCGGGGTGTATGTGTGAGGTCTACCCCACTTCCCTCCCAGCCCCGGAGTCTGTCAGACTCCTACCTCCTTGCCCAAAGTCCGAGACTCCCATCCTGGGCTCCCGTCCTTGGGTCTTCGTGGTTCCGTCCGGGGCCTTGA